Below is a window of Naumovozyma castellii chromosome 9, complete genome DNA.
CGAGACTTTAAAGAAAGATGACAACCGTGTAGATTGCTACACTCTTCAATATGCTTTGAGAAATCTTGGTGTAAAATGTGAGAGTCATCTAGAAATAAAACGCTATGTTTGGAGGGCCAAGAAGAATCTATACCATTTAGTATCCAAGGCTAGTTATCCGGAAGGACTGGCTTTATGCTATTCTACGCGGCTAAGGATATTCTTCGAAAACATATCCGCGAGTATGGCATTCGAGCTGCTTCCCTGTGGGGAGATTCTTCATGTCGAACCTGATCTTAAGGAGGAAATAAGGCCAGAAATGTTTCACTATGCAGGATATGAGGAATCATATGTGTACAACAAACTATTGGACTTTGATTCTGATAACGACAGTGTGTTCAGTATCTCAGGCCATTCTGGTGAGAGTTTGAATTTGTCGTCGAAAACAAGTAGTGTGCAAAGTACGTTGCGAAAGAGAAGAGACTGAAATTGTGTTAAAGGACCTAACTTTTTAacttttaataaatatatttaaagTATTTAATTTCCACAATTCAACGTGACAATGTAGTCACCGCGTTAAAATCTACTAGTGCTATTAACGCCCAGaacaatatatatattttttgacTATGTGACTTGTACACATAAGGATAGCTAGCTCTACATAGcaaatcttcatctttgCTCACCATTAGTTTCGggaaaagaaacaaattaCCCATGCACCAACTTTGGCAGCCCATGACAGGCAACAAATAATGGCCAAACCTACTGGTATCCAGCCAAAAATTAGTTTAAAACGATCAGAGATGTCAAGGTGATGATCCAAGGCTGTTACCGCTGGTGTGGAAACTGTTGCTACAGACCCGACGATGCTCgtcaaaaggaaaaatctCAAATTTACTTTTTCCTGCCTACGAAGGAGGTCCTCCTTGGCACCACGGCTAAAGTCATGGGAGCCCTTCGCTATTGAGTTTATAGCCCATCTATCTTCATTTGGTAGAAAGTGTTTTGCCTCTAATAGCTCATTCAAGGATGTAAAATCCGCGTATGACTCTTGAAAATCTT
It encodes the following:
- the NCAS0I02600 gene encoding uncharacterized protein yields the protein MEIATQNNWLVLTQTILFEKQYGGNIKTCLLVGERCSLLFVRGKKSISDVIGDRLLRGRVASGALSLLQFCAADKRREYVVALSNHRFCFSEGCLLKDLEDFQESYADFTSLNELLEAKHFLPNEDRWAINSIAKGSHDFSRGAKEDLLRRQEKVNLRFFLLTSIVGSVATVSTPAVTALDHHLDISDRFKLIFGWIPVGLAIICCLSWAAKVGAWVICFFSRN